GTCCCTCCGGCTGCGGGAAGACCACGACCCTCCGGACGATTGCCGGCTTCGAGACGCCGACCGAGGGGACCGTCGCCTTCGGCGGCGAGCCGATGGGGACCACCCCGCCAGAGGAGCGCAGCGTTGGCGTCGTCTTCCAGCAGTACGCGCTGTTCCCACATTTGAGCGTGGGCGAGAACGTCGCCTACGGCCTGCGCTTCACCGACCACCCGGACCCCGACGCGCGGGTCGCGGAACTGCTCGACCTCGTCGGACTCGACGGCTTCCGCGACCGCGAACCCGGAGAGCTATCCGGGGGCCAACAACAGCGGGTCGCCCTGGCTCGCGCGCTCGCGCCCGAACCGGACGTGCTCCTGCTCGACGAGCCGATGAGCGCGCTGGACGCGCGGCTCCGCCAGCGACTCCGTCGGGAGGTGCGGGCCATCCAGCGCGACCTCGGCGTGACGACCGTCTACGTCACTCACGACCAGGCCGAGGCACTGGCCGTCTCCGACCGCGTGGCCGTCTTCTCCGACGGCGAAGTGGAGCAGGTCGGGACGCCACAGGCGGTGTATCGCAACCCAAAAACGCGGTTCGTCGCGGAGTTCGTCGGCGAGAACAACGTCTTCGACGGGGAGGTTCGGGACGGCCGCTTCCCGATTGGCGACGAGCGGGTCCCCGTGGACGCGCCCGACGGCCACAGGACGGTGTGTCTGCGCCCGGACGCGCTCGCTGTCGGCGACGGGGAGTACGCGCTCACCGGGACGGTGACGGACGCGGAGTTTCTCGGCTCGTCGGTGCGGGTCACACTCGCGTGGCAAAACAGGGAACTGACGGTCCAGACCGAATCGGTGCCCGCGGTCGGCGACCGGCTGACGGTCGCGTTCGACCCCGCGGACCTCGTGCTCGTCGGCTGATTACTCGACGAGTCGCTCGATTTCCGTGACGAGGATGTCGCTCGCGCCGGCCGCCTTCAGGCTCGTGATGGTCTCGAACACCTCGCGCTCGTTGACGACGACGTGGACGGCCACCATCTCGTCGCCGTTGTCGCGGTCGTCCTGGATGTCCATGACGGTCGGGCCCCCCATCCCCGGAATCACGTCCTCGACTTCGGTGAGCTTCTTGCGCGGGACGTTCATCATGAGATAGCGCTTCCCGTCGGCGGTGAGCACGGATTCGAGCGCCGTCGCGACCTGCTGGACCTTCGGGTCCTCGGCGACGGTCTCGGTCGCGAAGAGGTGGACCGACGACTGGAGCACCTCGTCCACGATGGCGAGTCGGTTCATCCGGAGGGTCGTCCCCGTGGAGGTGATGTCGATGATGGCGTCGGCAATCTCGACGTGCGGGGTGAGCTCCGTCGCGCCCGACACCTCGACGATTTCGGGGGAGACGGGCTTGTCCGCGAAGTACTGGCGGGCGATGTTGGGGAACTCGGTGGCGACGGTGCCGTTGGCGAGGGCGTCGACGCTCTCGATGTCACCGTCTTCCGGCGCGGCGAGGACGAGTCGGCAGCGACCGAAATCCAAATCCAGCAGGTCGACGAGGTCGACGTTCGACTCCTTCACCTGGTCGAGACCGGTGATGCCGAGCGCGGCGGCTCCGTCGTCGACGTACTCGGGGATGTCGGCGGCGCGGGCGAACAGCACGGACACGTCGGGGTCGACAGTATCGGCATAGAGCTTGCGGTCCGCACCGCCCTCGATGTGGAGTCCGGCGCGTTCCAGCAGTTCGACGGCTGGGTCGTGAAGGCGGCCCTTGTTGGGCACGGCGATTCGCATACCCACCGTTCAGGCCCCTCCCTCTTCCGCTTGTCGCCATGCGACGGACGGAACCGTGAGCTTTGAGCGGCCGCCCCGAGTACGCCGGGTATGCCACTCCTCGTGACCGGTGGGCGCATCCTCCGACCGGACCACACCGTCGAGCGCGCGGACGTCCGCATCGACACCGACGGCTACATCGACGCAATCGGCGATCTCGAACAGACCGAACGCGACCAACCCCTCGACGCCGAAGGGAGTCTCGTCACGCCCGGCCTCGTCAACGGCCACGGTCACGCCGCGATGACCCTGCTCCGTGGCTACGCCGACGACAAGCCGCTTGACGCGTGGCTCCAGGAGGACATCTGGCCGACGGAGGCCGAACTCGGTCCGGAGGATATCGCCGCCGGCGCGCGGCTCGCGGCCGTCGAGATGATTCGCTCCGGCACGACCGCGTTCGCGGACATGTACTTCCACGTCCCCGAGTTGGTCGACGTAATCGACGAGACCGGGCTGCGCGCCCGCGTCGGCCACGGCGTCGTCACCGTCGGCAAGGACGAGGAAGCCGCTGCGGCCGACGTGGACGAGGCACTCGATATCGCCGCCGAGTACGACGGAGCCGCGGACGGTCGGGTCCGAACCGCCGTGATGCCACACGCACCCCACACCGTCGACACCGAGTCGCTCGAACGGCTCGTCGCCGGCGCAGACGAGCGCGACGTTCCCCTCCACTTCCACTTCAACGAGACCGAGTCGTACCTCGACCCCGACGGGACGGGCGAACGCCCCGGCGCGTACGCCGACCGCCTCGGCCTGCTGGACGACTCGTCGTGGGCCGCTCACGGCGTCCACCTGACCGGCGACGAAATCGACCGGCTCGCCGACACCGGGACGGCCGTCGTCCACTGTCCGGCCTCGAACATGAAACTCGCCTCCGGGCTCGCACCGGTCGAACGGCTGCGCGAGGCGGGCGTGACGGTCGCGCTCGGCACCGACGGCGCGGCTTCCAACAACGACCTCGACATGTTCGACGAGATGCGCGACGCCGCGATGGTCGGGAAGCTGGCCGCAGACGACGCGAGCGCCGTGCCCGCGAGCGCGGTCGTCGAGATGGCGACGCGGGCAGGGGCCGACGCGCTCGGGCTGCCGGGCGGGAGAATTGCGGAGGGCGAACCGGCCGACCTCGCGGTCGTCGACCTCTCGGGCGCGCATCTGACGCCGGAACACGACCTCGTGAGCCATCTCGCGTACGCCGCCCGCGGGAGCGACGTCCGCCACACCGTCTGTGACGGCGAGGTGTTGATGCGCGACGGGAAACTGTTGACGCTCGACCCCGCGGCCGTGAAACGCGAGGCGGACGAGCGCGCACGCGAGGCCGTCGAGCGGGCGTCGTGAGCCGCTTCGGTAGCGTTTAGGACGCCGCAGTGGTACGCGTAGTATGAGCACACCGACGACGGAGTACGACTCTATCCGGGCGCGTCTCGACGACCCCGAGACGGCCATCGAAGACGGCCACCGCAAAATCGAGTGGGCGCGCGAACACATGCCCATCCTGCACGAACTCCGCACGGAGTTCGAGCGCGACCAGCCGCTTGCCGGCGAGACGGTCGGCATGGCGATGCACGTCGAGGCGAAGACGGCCGCCCTGACCGAACTGCTCGCGGCCGGCGGCGCGGAAGTCGCCATCACGGGGTGTAATCCGCTCT
This portion of the Halosegnis longus genome encodes:
- the hisG gene encoding ATP phosphoribosyltransferase, with protein sequence MRIAVPNKGRLHDPAVELLERAGLHIEGGADRKLYADTVDPDVSVLFARAADIPEYVDDGAAALGITGLDQVKESNVDLVDLLDLDFGRCRLVLAAPEDGDIESVDALANGTVATEFPNIARQYFADKPVSPEIVEVSGATELTPHVEIADAIIDITSTGTTLRMNRLAIVDEVLQSSVHLFATETVAEDPKVQQVATALESVLTADGKRYLMMNVPRKKLTEVEDVIPGMGGPTVMDIQDDRDNGDEMVAVHVVVNEREVFETITSLKAAGASDILVTEIERLVE
- a CDS encoding amidohydrolase, with the translated sequence MPLLVTGGRILRPDHTVERADVRIDTDGYIDAIGDLEQTERDQPLDAEGSLVTPGLVNGHGHAAMTLLRGYADDKPLDAWLQEDIWPTEAELGPEDIAAGARLAAVEMIRSGTTAFADMYFHVPELVDVIDETGLRARVGHGVVTVGKDEEAAAADVDEALDIAAEYDGAADGRVRTAVMPHAPHTVDTESLERLVAGADERDVPLHFHFNETESYLDPDGTGERPGAYADRLGLLDDSSWAAHGVHLTGDEIDRLADTGTAVVHCPASNMKLASGLAPVERLREAGVTVALGTDGAASNNDLDMFDEMRDAAMVGKLAADDASAVPASAVVEMATRAGADALGLPGGRIAEGEPADLAVVDLSGAHLTPEHDLVSHLAYAARGSDVRHTVCDGEVLMRDGKLLTLDPAAVKREADERAREAVERAS
- a CDS encoding ABC transporter ATP-binding protein, with protein sequence MSSLSLSGVSKRYGDAVALSDVSLTVEDGEFFTLVGPSGCGKTTTLRTIAGFETPTEGTVAFGGEPMGTTPPEERSVGVVFQQYALFPHLSVGENVAYGLRFTDHPDPDARVAELLDLVGLDGFRDREPGELSGGQQQRVALARALAPEPDVLLLDEPMSALDARLRQRLRREVRAIQRDLGVTTVYVTHDQAEALAVSDRVAVFSDGEVEQVGTPQAVYRNPKTRFVAEFVGENNVFDGEVRDGRFPIGDERVPVDAPDGHRTVCLRPDALAVGDGEYALTGTVTDAEFLGSSVRVTLAWQNRELTVQTESVPAVGDRLTVAFDPADLVLVG